In Sorghum bicolor cultivar BTx623 chromosome 10, Sorghum_bicolor_NCBIv3, whole genome shotgun sequence, one genomic interval encodes:
- the LOC8072824 gene encoding very-long-chain 3-oxoacyl-CoA reductase 1 yields MTEQAPPPPAWFLLLAFVGGVYSASLSFRLLSYLALSMRRPRDLRRRYGAWAVVTGPTSGIGRSVALELARRGLNLVLLDLDAGNLEETSDVVVSRHGVETKTVVFDLSLVGTTQGDESMRQLRAAIEGLDVGVLVNNAGVSRPSMVYLHEADVEELVRMARVNLWGLTEVTAAVLPGMLERRRGAIVNMGSASSEAIPSFPLNTIYAATKRYVAMFSRSLHVEYRSKGIDVQCQAPFFVATRMVGSAVRDKWLSPLVPTPDDYARAATRWIGHGPLCTPTLGHQLLWCLAGILPDVAHDWLRLREHLRLRAVLQRMRAARASKEC; encoded by the exons ATGACCGAACAGGCGCCACCACCACCCGCATGGTTCCTGTTGCTCGCTTTCGTCGGCGGCGTCTACTCGGCGTCGCTATCGTTCCGCCTCCTCTCCTACCTCGCGCTTTCCATGCGCCGCCCGAGGGACCTACGCCGCCGGTACGGCGCGTGGGCCGTGGTCACCGGCCCGACGTCAGGCATAGGCCGGTCCGTGGCTCTCGAGCTCGCGCGCCGCGGCCTAAACCTCGTCCTCCTCGACCTCGACGCCGGCAACCTCGAGGAGACCTCCGACGTGGTCGTGTCTCGCCACGGCGTGGAGACCAAGACCGTGGTGTTCGACCTCTCACTCGTCGGCACCACTCAAG GCGACGAGTCCATGAGGCAGCTCCGAGCAGCGATCGAGGGGCTGGACGTCGGGGTGCTGGTGAACAACGCCGGGGTGTCGAGGCCGTCCATGGTGTACCTGCACGAGGCCGACGTGGAGGAGTTGGTGCGGATGGCGCGTGTGAACCTGTGGGGCCTGACGGAGGTGACGGCCGCCGTCCTGCCGGGGATGCTGGAGCGCCGGCGGGGTGCTATCGTGAACATGGGCTCCGCCTCGTCGGAGGCCATCCCGTCCTTCCCACTCAACACCATCTACGCCGCCACGAAAAG GTATGTTGCCATGTTCTCCCGGAGCCTTCACGTCGAGTATAGAAGTAAAGGGATTGATGTGCAGTGCCAG GCCCCGTTCTTCGTGGCGACCAGGATGGTGGGCAGCGCCGTGCGAGACAAGTGGCTGTCGCCGCTGGTGCCCACACCAGACGACTACGCTCGCGCCGCGACGCGCTGGATCGGCCACGGCCCGCTCTGCACCCCGACTCTCGGTCACCAGCTCCTGTGGTGCCTCGCGGGCATCCTGCCGGACGTCGCGCACGACTGGCTCCGACTGCGCGAGCACCTGCGGCTGAGAGCGGTGTTGCAGCGAATGAGGGCGGCCAGGGCATCGAAAGAATGTTAA
- the LOC8072825 gene encoding L-type lectin-domain containing receptor kinase IV.1 — MPQTKITVSFLLGVIHPLAALVAAGGGDQFVYSGFTGANLTMDGTATITPGGLVELTNGTLQLKGHAFHPTPLSFREGGRTGTGTGIGAVRSFSTSFVFGILSAYPDMSAHGIVFVVSPTTDFSTALASQYMGVVNVTSNGDERNRIFGVELDTLQQDEFRDINDNHVGVDINGLISLHSSDAGYYDDDDGGSFKNLTLISHDEMRVWVDYDAGSNRVNVTLAPLAVAKPRKPLISAVYNLSSVITDTAYVGFSSATGSFNSRHYVLGWSFAMGDVSAPAIDIAKLPKLPRESTKAGRSKVLLILLPLASAAAVFCLGAAAVLLVRRRRKYTELREEWEVEFGPHRFSYKDLHRATEGFKNANLLGVGGFGRVYKGVLPISGTEVAVKRVSSSHSSTQGVKEFVAEVVSLGRLQHRNLVRLLGYCRRKGELLLVYEYMANGSLDKYLHGEDEKATATTLSWPQRFKIIKDIASGLLYLHEEWEKVVVHRDIKASNVLLDGGMNGQLGDFGLARLYDHGSDPQSTHVVGTIGYLAPELARTSKATPLTDVFALGTFILEVTCGRRPIFQDANNNQQVMLVDWVLEHWRRGTLVDTVDAKLGGDFVVSEACLVLELGLMCSHPFVNARPNMRQVARYLSKELPLPELMPTDMSFHMLALMQNEGFDSYIQSNPSASSSKASIGSTTSALSVGR; from the coding sequence ATGCCTCAGACGAAGATCACCGTCAGCTTCCTCCTAGGAGTCATCCACCCCCTCGCTGCGCTCGTCGCTGCAGGCGGCGGCGACCAGTTCGTGTACTCCGGCTTCACCGGCGCCAACCTCACCATGGACGGCACGGCCACTATCACTCCGGGCGGCCTCGTCGAGCTGACCAACGGCACGCTTCAGCTCAAAGGCCATGCCTTTCACCCAACACCCCTCAGCTTCCGAGAGGGCGgccgcaccggcaccggcaccggcataGGCGCGGTGAGGTCGTTCTCCACATCCTTCGTCTTCGGCATCCTTTCCGCTTACCCCGACATGAGCGCCCACGGCATCGTCTTCGTCGTGTCCCCGACCACGGACTTCTCGACTGCGTTGGCGAGCCAGTACATGGGCGTCGTCAACGTCACCAGCAACGGCGACGAGCGCAACAGGATATTCGGCGTGGAGCTGGACACCTTGCAGCAGGACGAGTTCCGCGACATCAACGACAACCACGTCGGTGTCGACATCAACGGCCTGATTTCTCTGCACTCCAGCGATGCAGGCTactacgacgacgacgacggaggGAGCTTCAAGAACCTCACGCTTATAAGCCACGACGAGATGCGCGTGTGGGTGGACTACGACGCCGGGAGCAACCGAGTCAACGTGACCTTGGCTCCCCTCGCCGTCGCCAAACCTCGCAAGCCCCTGATCTCGGCCGTCTACAACCTGTCGTCGGTGATCACCGACACGGCGTACGTCGGCTTCTCGTCGGCGACAGGCTCCTTCAACTCAAGGCACTACGTACTGGGCTGGAGCTTCGCCATGGGCGACGTCTCGGCGCCAGCTATTGACATCGCCAAGCTGCCAAAGCTACCCCGTGAGAGCACAAAGGCTGGCCGGTCCAAGGTCCTACTGATCCTCCTCCCATTAGCATCTGCAGCAGCGGTGTTCTGCCTCGGCGCTGCCGCCGTTCTACTCGTGCGTAGACGAAGGAAGTACACGGAGCTACGGGAAGAATGGGAAGTCGAGTTCGGGCCGCACCGGTTCTCCTACAAGGATCTGCACCGCGCTACCGAAGGATTCAAGAACGCGAACCTGCTCGGCGTCGGAGGCTTTGGGAGAGTCTACAAAGGCGTGCTGCCGATTTCCGGCACGGAGGTCGCCGTGAAGAGGGTGTCGTCGTCGCACAGCTCCACCCAAGGCGTGAAGGAATTCGTGGCTGAGGTCGTGAGCCTTGGACGTCTCCAGCATCGTAACCTCGTGCGGTTGCTTGGTTATTGCCGGAGGAAAGGGGAACTCCTCCTGGTGTACGAGTACATGGCAAACGGAAGCCTTGACAAGTACCTGCACGGGGAAGACGAGAAGGCGACGGCGACGACCCTGAGTTGGCCCCAAAGGTTCAAGATCATCAAGGACATCGCATCCGGCCTGCTGTATCTCCACGAGGAGTGGGAGAAGGTCGTTGTCCACCGAGATATCAAAGCAAGCAACGTGCTCCTCGACGGCGGGATGAACGGACAGCTAGGCGACTTCGGCCTAGCAAGGTTATACGACCATGGCAGCGACCCTCAAAGCACTCATGTGGTTGGTACCATAGGTTACCTGGCCCCTGAGCTTGCACGCACAAGCAAGGCAACACCGCTTACTGACGTCTTCGCCTTGGGGACGTTCATCCTTGAGGTCACCTGTGGGAGAAGGCCTATTTTCCAGGATGCAAACAACAACCAGCAGGTTATGCTAGTCGACTGGGTGCTGGAGCACTGGCGCCGAGGAACGCTTGTTGATACGGTTGACGCCAAGCTCGGTGGTGACTTTGTCGTCAGTGAAGCGTGTCTGGTGCTCGAGCTGGGGCTCATGTGCTCGCATCCGTTTGTGAATGCAAGGCCCAACATGCGGCAAGTGGCACGGTACCTGAGTAAGGAGCTGCCGCTGCCGGAGCTGATGCCTACAGACATGAGCTTCCACATGCTTGCACTGATGCAGAACGAGGGATTTGACTCGTACATACAATCCAATCCGTCGGCGTCGTCGTCCAAGGCAAGCATCGGCAGCACAACTTCTGCCCTTTCAGTGGGAAGATGA